cctcactgcagGTATTCCAGAaccctctggacacaatcctgtgccatgtgctctgggatgaccctgcttgagcagggagggtgCACCCAATGGCCCGTCCTGTGATACCCACCAGGAGCATGGATTGGAAAGCACATGGACATTTCCTACCTGCACAGCATTTCGGCCTTAAATTCTCCCACACACGTTGGGAAGAATTTCACACGGAAAATCTGATTCTGGCCAGCAGGGATGGTACCGCAGTGGGGCTCAATGGAGAACAGTGGTGGGTCCTTGACAGGAATTGGAGAGAATTCCGGGGAGGAGCTAAGGCCCTTCGAAGAGCGGCACAGCTGCTTTGAAAGGCGCAGACTTGGCTGGGGCTGAGTTTGCTGGGGCTGAGTTGACTCGAGCGGCAATGCCTGCTGCACCAGCCTTGCACGATTCCTTTCCCAGAGATCCTCAGCAGTAGAGGACAAGAAATcacctgcaggaggaaaaaagaaatctttcaaagacaaaatccTTTGTTTCCAACAAGtctgcctcctgctgcaggtggaTAGAAGAGAGCTGGGATGCACTTGGAGTGCCTCTGGCCAAGTACTTTCAGCAGGaaacagagcagctgggagcagggtctctgcctgcagcacacaCTCCCGTGCCGGGGCAGGAGGCTTGGTTTTAGACAGTGACTTTGCATTTGCCCTGGAGTGGGGAACTGCATCCAGACAGCGGCTGCAGGGCAGCTCACTTGTTCCACCCTGGTTTTTCCCAGTCTCAGAGACTTCCCAAAGAGGTGCCCCGATGTCCCCCTTCCCAGTCCTGACCCAGCAcatggctgtccctggagcccagctcagctcctgtgCAGAGCACAAGTGGCAGAGCAAGAACAGGAGGGGCTAAAAGGCAGAcgggggggaaggagaaaactctccagctgcagctgggaagtggACAGGGATGAAAAAGCAATTAATGTTTTGGGGTGAAGTGGCAGGGTCTTCTCCCCAGGCCCTCAGCTACCAACTGAAATGGCCCAGGCACCACCCAGAGCCAAACACTTACGTGTCTGAGTGGACGAGAACGGCCTCCCAGAACTCTTTGATGGTATTTCCTCCTCCAGATTCTCCTCCCAGCAGTATTTCAGGGCTACATTCCCTGTATTGGACATCCGGAAACTGAAAACCAAGGAGGAGGAATAAAAAGCAAGTACTAAAGTAACACTGTCTGGTGGGCTCCTGGTACCACCTTCCCCAGGCAACTCTGCCACGTTCAGAATTGCTGCCCTGGGTGGCCcaaacaaagtatttcaaagtCTGTAAGTTTAGGAGGAAAGGGCCAACACGGTGCCCAGCACTCACGTGCTTATCTCTGTCTGGAAGAGCTCAGTCTGCTTCAGCTGAACCTCGACCGTGTCCAGTTTGAACTCAGCGTAGTCAACCCGAGCACTGAGGAAAAGCTCGACCTCGTGGCTGCTCCTCTCCACGATGGTGTGAGGTGGTTCCGGGACTGCCTTGACaacctgcaggcagaggagggaagaatcactgagcagagcccagaaagccaggctgagcagggaaacCTTTGGGCCTCCAAACTTGGCCGCATAGAAAGGACATTCAGGTTTCTTTGCCTGGAAAGATGACAAAATTGGACTGGTGTACTACGGCATTGGTTTCTACCCACTGATCAAAGCAGTCACCACCACGGCTATTAATACACCCCTGGGGACTATGGTCAGCTGTCAGTCCCTGTGCTTCAACCCTGTAGAGCCTCTGACCTTTTCCCTGGTCCCCTATAAATCCAGCAGGTCTCGACATTAGGATTAAGTTCCCCTGCTGGAGCCCTGTGGATGGAGAAGCCCAAGACTGACTAGTCCTagaaagaactttttccttcttgtcttAGGAGAAAGTGCTCTCCAGAAGGCACATGTGAGGTGAGAGCTGGCTGTGGGCATTTTGGGATGTGAATGATCTCACTGGGAAAGTCTCCAACTGCTGATGCCCTGATGGGGAAGTTGGGTTTACAGGACTCACAATGATTCAGAAACTCAGAAAGAACCTTCACCAAGATAAGTGTGTTTGGCAATAATGACAGAAAGAGCAAGACTTTCTGGAGATGATGCTTCTCCAGACTCCTGCGTACTATCACACAGGGCCTGGGCTGCTCCATAATGAGATATCCCCCACAATACAGAGGCCACAACCAAAATCTCTGGTGTCGGTGtaggcagagctcagagctcactGGTGTACGCACAAGAGCACTTGTGCTGCTCTCCCCTTCGGAACAAGAGACAGAATGCAGTGGAATTAACTCCTTGTGGGTGACAAGGCACCAAATCAGATGAAGAGACTGTCAAATGGGATAAAATCAAACGTGACCTCCCACTCAACACGGGCTGCAACACTCGGCTCGTGGCACAGACCGGCAGTTTGCGTGTGGATAAAGGTCTCTTGCCCAAAGGCTTCCCCCTGTGGTGTGAGCCCACCCGCTCACTGCGCATCCGCCTCTCCCCAAAAGGCACTGCTGGTGAACCTCCCGGCTGGAGCCAATGcccaggggaggcaggagctgctctgccagcagcgcTGGTGCTCTGCTGCTGTCGGCAGGTCCTTTTGCAGCAGCTCGGTGagcttttgctgctgtgcttcttACCCTCCGCTTCAAAGGCCAGCGGGCTCCCGGGAGTCTCTCGGTGGTATCCTCCCACTTCTCACTGCGCATTCTGTCGTCCCAGTCGCAAACCTCCTCTGGTGGCAGCTGGTATTTGATCTTGGCCACCTTACAGTTCACAGAGTGCCTTTTGATGGTGACCGGGACCTTGGATTTCAAGGTCATACTGATATtcttggcacagccaggctggaggtgTCCCACCTAGGGAGAACCAGAAAGTCAAGACCAACCTGGAATCACTGGCAAgggcagcactgacagcaaaaGGGACTGATATGGCGAGCAGCTGTGCTTGGAATCAGCACCTCAGTAAGGATTTATGTGAGATTTGACAGAGCAAAATATGAACAGAAGGTGCCACCTCCCAGAACGCGgagccttttctgctgggctgacagccctgccccagcaaaGACAGGGATTGCATCTCCTGCAtggcactggaacgggctctCACTGGTATGTGGTgactccctgccagctcccaggaacACCAGGAAAGGGCCTGAGCAActgagaaaggcagggctgtcccagctcaCCTTGGGGGAGAACTGGAACGGGGCATCTGCCAGCAGACACTCAAACTGCATCACCTCCTCCTTGCTGCGGTTGGTGACTGTGAAGGTCTTGTCGCAGAGCTCCCTGACTGCACACTCCCCAAACTTTATGTGATTCGCTCTGACAGCTGTGAAGAAGAAGAGCAAGAGACCTCAGCATGCAGTGATGTCCATCCGCCCCCCTCACTTTAAGAGACACGTGTATGttcagctcttccttcctccaagcctccctccctccctctgcgAGGTCCCCAAGCCcgtggctgtgcctgtgcccagcgacaagcagcacagcacacactgctCTGTGTGCATGGCTGGCAAGCTCACAGGCCCCCAAGTCCAGTGGgtgacagcccagccctggctaGAGAGAGGACACGCATGATCagacattttcctcttcctcgctCTACCTTGGCAGCCTCTCCTCTCTTACCCTCAATGATGTCGTCCTCCAGATTGCCCTCAGCATTGCTCTCCTGGCTGTCTTCTGCTAGTCCAGGGAGGTTATCAAGGGTGAAGTCATCATTGTGGCCTTCACCCACCAGCTCTATGTCGATCTCACTGTTGCCTGACACTGGCACACGGATCTTCCCTTTCAGACGTTGGGCCAGGGTGGGTTTGAAAAACACGTCAAACTCTGCTCATTGCCCGTGTTCCAGGAGCAGGTAAGGCTTCTTGGCTGCACGGCAATGGGAATCAGAGTTAAGTGATAGAGCTGTACAGAGGAAATATTTCCCTGGGCTATACGAGGAATAAGAGGTTGGAATCAGTTGCTTCTAAGCACAGGTTCTCCCACCAGTGGTTCCAGACCCTCTTCCTGTGTTCACAAGACTATGCCACCATCACACATATCACCACTTAAGCGGCTTAACCTCAGGTTAACGCCCAGCCCTCATTCCATCTGcttccagccagctcctgccaTACAGAAGGCTGAGCCAAGGAGTGGTTT
This Pseudopipra pipra isolate bDixPip1 chromosome W, bDixPip1.hap1, whole genome shotgun sequence DNA region includes the following protein-coding sequences:
- the LOC135404865 gene encoding hydrocephalus-inducing protein-like; translation: MHTEQCVLCCLSLGTAVRANHIKFGECAVRELCDKTFTVTNRSKEEVMQFECLLADAPFQFSPKVGHLQPGCAKNISMTLKSKVPVTIKRHSVNCKVAKIKYQLPPEEVCDWDDRMRSEKWEDTTERLPGARWPLKRRVVKAVPEPPHTIVERSSHEVELFLSARVDYAEFKLDTVEVQLKQTELFQTEISTFRMSNTGNVALKYCWEENLEEEIPSKSSGRPFSSTQTRDFLSSTAEDLWERNRARLVQQALPLESTQPQQTQPQPSLRLSKQLCRSSKGLSSSPEFSPIPVKDPPLFSIEPHCGTIPAGQNQIFRVKFFPTCVGEFKAEMLCRLLNLKPSQESPRVFVMGKGCLLKADLKCSTSLQKGETQSSKPKKKVQRSAKPE